Proteins encoded in a region of the Anoxybacillus amylolyticus genome:
- a CDS encoding spore germination protein codes for MSIFSFFFKKKSLNNQVKTLSQLLQMLKQSSDFATIEFQISGGQYVSISYFDSLVDPKLLQQQVLCHLQREMPASLSVNDLQQIIPVQRIEVVADVESIQTKLLKGFALIQLSSDAKGCALINLASENLGLRQNNDSENEFSVVGPKVGFVENIGTNLHLLRRQIVTPNLIFRELTLGTMSRTKIVIAYIDGIVNEQILQTVTQRVSEIEFDIIFDTSLLEQMLSDNSSSPFPSFVSTERVDKAVYALIEGQVAILADGSPYVITGPSTLFDFFTSPEDYYLPWVLGSFFRLIRMFGVLFSILASPIYVAVLTYHYEMIPKDLLGPIIFSRSNVPFPPTLEVLFLEITIELLREAGARLPTKVAQTLGIVGGIVIGQASVDAALTSNILLIIVALGALASFTTPVYKMSNTIRFIRFPIILFAACWGGIGIAFSICFLLIHLGKLESFGNPYLVPLYPLRLKDFTDSFIRSSYERTVKRPSYLRTQSLWRYDPKKAKQKKDIDE; via the coding sequence ATGTCTATTTTCTCGTTTTTTTTTAAAAAAAAGAGCCTAAACAATCAGGTGAAGACATTATCACAATTATTGCAGATGTTGAAACAGTCCAGCGATTTTGCCACCATTGAATTTCAAATAAGCGGAGGACAATATGTTTCTATTTCCTATTTTGATTCGCTCGTTGATCCAAAACTGCTGCAACAACAAGTGCTTTGTCATTTACAGCGAGAGATGCCAGCTTCCCTTTCGGTGAACGACCTTCAACAAATCATTCCTGTTCAACGAATCGAAGTGGTAGCGGATGTGGAGTCTATACAAACAAAACTATTAAAAGGATTCGCCCTCATTCAACTGTCAAGTGATGCGAAAGGTTGTGCATTAATTAATTTAGCAAGCGAAAATTTAGGATTGCGGCAAAATAATGACTCAGAAAACGAATTTAGCGTCGTTGGTCCGAAGGTGGGTTTTGTTGAAAATATAGGTACAAATTTACATTTGTTACGCCGGCAAATTGTGACGCCAAACTTAATTTTCCGTGAACTTACGTTAGGGACGATGTCAAGAACGAAGATAGTAATTGCTTATATTGACGGAATCGTCAATGAACAAATATTACAGACTGTGACACAGAGAGTGAGCGAAATTGAATTTGATATTATATTTGATACATCCTTGCTTGAGCAAATGTTATCCGATAACTCCTCTTCTCCTTTTCCTTCATTTGTATCGACCGAACGTGTAGACAAAGCAGTGTATGCTTTGATTGAAGGGCAAGTCGCCATTTTAGCAGACGGTTCACCGTATGTCATTACCGGTCCATCGACATTATTTGATTTTTTTACATCGCCCGAAGATTATTATTTGCCATGGGTGCTCGGTTCGTTTTTTCGGCTCATTCGCATGTTTGGTGTCCTGTTTTCCATTTTGGCTTCGCCGATTTATGTGGCTGTTTTAACGTACCATTACGAGATGATTCCGAAAGATTTGCTCGGTCCAATTATTTTTTCCCGTTCGAACGTTCCCTTTCCGCCGACGCTAGAAGTGTTATTTTTAGAGATTACGATCGAACTGTTGCGTGAAGCGGGTGCACGCCTGCCGACAAAAGTCGCACAAACGCTTGGGATCGTTGGAGGGATTGTGATTGGACAAGCATCAGTGGACGCGGCGCTTACTAGCAATATTTTACTTATTATTGTTGCATTAGGGGCGCTTGCTTCATTTACAACTCCTGTTTACAAAATGTCAAATACCATTCGTTTTATTCGATTTCCTATTATTTTGTTCGCAGCGTGTTGGGGTGGAATTGGCATCGCTTTTTCTATTTGTTTTCTTCTTATTCATTTAGGGAAGTTGGAGTCTTTTGGTAACCCTTATTTAGTACCGTTATACCCGTTGCGTTTAAAAGATTTTACCGACAGCTTTATCCGTTCCTCTTATGAACGAACGGTAAAGCGACCAAGCTACCTAAGAACTCAATCGTTGTGGCGATATGATCCGAAAAAAGCCAAGCAAAAGAAGGATATTGATGAATAG
- a CDS encoding Ger(x)C family spore germination protein, with the protein MKRTVCFVFLLTILLAGCKSSRIVDQVQIIHAMGYDWKNGKYIGTAIYPTFKQGPMTKPDILTTESSTTYDLIPRLSSKSALPIEEGQMRLVLFGESFAKKGITEIVHSLARNNKVGSHLQLAVAKGDAEELLRITAKTTLSDTLYLSNLVEQNIREMNLPNTNLHIFLYNYFGKGRDPFLPYFEKKGDFVKLEGLALFKDGHYVGRIDLRQSFLVKLLLDETKNGVYQIPISQNEKKGRVLLENLFATSQYSLKKGKQPIIDIYIRIRASVRDYPTWLDLAEAKNFHNVEKQMEKHLSQDIKRLISSFQKKEIDPLGIGDFVRSHTRHWDEKKFNKQYPALHIRPHVKVNIAETGIGQ; encoded by the coding sequence ATGAAGAGAACTGTCTGCTTCGTGTTCCTATTGACGATCCTATTGGCTGGCTGTAAAAGCTCACGTATCGTCGATCAAGTACAAATTATTCATGCAATGGGGTATGATTGGAAAAATGGCAAGTACATTGGCACAGCTATTTATCCGACGTTTAAGCAAGGACCGATGACAAAGCCAGATATTTTAACAACGGAATCGTCAACGACGTACGATTTAATTCCACGCTTGTCGTCAAAGTCGGCGCTGCCGATTGAAGAAGGACAAATGCGTCTTGTCTTATTTGGGGAATCGTTTGCGAAAAAAGGAATTACGGAGATTGTGCATAGCCTAGCCCGAAACAATAAAGTCGGCAGCCATTTGCAGCTGGCGGTGGCAAAGGGGGATGCGGAAGAACTGTTGCGCATTACAGCAAAAACGACATTGAGCGATACGCTTTATCTATCCAACCTTGTCGAACAAAATATTCGCGAAATGAATTTGCCGAACACGAATTTACACATCTTTTTATACAATTACTTTGGCAAAGGGCGTGATCCGTTTTTGCCTTATTTTGAAAAAAAGGGGGATTTCGTCAAACTCGAAGGACTTGCGTTATTTAAAGATGGACATTATGTTGGTCGCATTGATTTACGCCAGTCGTTTCTTGTGAAATTGTTGTTAGATGAAACAAAAAATGGGGTATATCAAATTCCGATCTCTCAAAATGAAAAAAAAGGACGCGTATTGTTAGAAAATTTGTTTGCGACCTCTCAGTATTCATTAAAAAAAGGGAAGCAACCGATAATTGATATTTATATTCGTATTCGTGCTTCTGTTCGTGATTATCCAACATGGCTAGATTTAGCAGAAGCAAAAAATTTTCATAATGTAGAAAAACAAATGGAGAAACATCTTTCTCAAGATATAAAGAGACTCATTTCTTCTTTTCAAAAAAAAGAAATTGATCCTCTAGGAATTGGTGATTTTGTTCGAAGCCATACAAGACATTGGGATGAAAAGAAATTTAATAAACAATACCCTGCACT